In the Anastrepha obliqua isolate idAnaObli1 chromosome 1, idAnaObli1_1.0, whole genome shotgun sequence genome, one interval contains:
- the LOC129252892 gene encoding vacuolar protein sorting-associated protein 72 homolog, whose protein sequence is MAATRSRRSNAGNQIAKLLNDEEEDEFYKTSYGGFQDEEEDQEYVQKEEEEDVVDSDFSIDENDEPISDTEDAPDKKRKRGGVSTKAYKEPKPVLKKDVAAVPKRKTAKIVRRPRPKFTVIDSGRKSIRASTAIKTQATKIRLKEMDDARKKKRRVVRVEEYMPSQEELLEEAKITEEENIKSLEKFQKMELEKKKTRPTKRVYNGPMIRYQSMTMPVVRKPTRGSNMTADTADSTAKCERTFITFENDLNDKVFESVFKPKRLTNNSGHLCPITRKPARYFDPVTQQPYYSMQVFKILREAYYLQLEERGNTENPDVAKWLEWRKIVKENRAKVATSKVTSTS, encoded by the exons ATGGCCGCTACACGTTCACGTCGCTCAAATGCCGGTAACCAAATTGCGAAGTTACTAAACGATGAGGAGGAAGATGAATTTTACAAAACTTCCTACGGCGGCTTCCAGGATGAGGAGGAGGACCAAGAATATGT ccaaaaagaagaggaagaagatgtAGTGGATTCAGATTTTAGTATTGACGAAAATGATGAGCCCATTTCCGATACTGAGGATGCTCCCGATAAGAAACGAAAGCGCGGCGGAGTTAGCACAAAAGCATATAAA GAGCCTAAGCCTGTCCTAAAGAAAGATGTAGCAGCAGtacctaaaagaaaaactgcaaaaatagTGAGGAGACCCCGGCCTAAGTTTACAGTAATTGATTCTGGTCGTAAATCTATTAGAGCTTCTACTGCCATAAAAACACAAGCTACTAAGATTCGCTTAAAAGAAATGGACGATGCACGTAAGAAAAAAAGACGAGTCGTAAGGGTAGAGGAGTACATGCCATCCCAGGAAGAATTGCTTGAAGAAGCAAAAATAACTGAAgaggaaaatattaaatcatTGG AGaagtttcaaaaaatggaattggagaaaaagaaaacgCGCCCCACGAAGCGTGTATATAACGGTCCGATGATCCGATATCAGTCAATGACAATGCCAGTTGTGCGAAAGCCTACTAGAGGATCGAATATGACTGCCGATACCGCCGATTCGACAGCAAAATGTGAACGTACATTCATTACGTTCGAAAATGATCTTAATGACAAAGTCTTCGAATCCGTCTTTAAACCGAAGCGGCTAACCAATAATTCTGGACATTTGTGTCCGATAACCAG AAAACCGGCGCGCTACTTTGATCCTGTCACCCAGCAACCTTATTATAGCATGCAAGTGTTTAAGATATTACGCGAAGCTTATTATTTGCAGCTGGAGGAGCGTGGTAATACAGAAAATCCTGATGTGGCTAAATGGTTAGAATGGCGTAAGATAGTCAAAGAAAATCGCGCAAAAGTTGCCACCAGCAAAGTAACTTCCACTTCGTAA
- the LOC129252893 gene encoding putative nuclease HARBI1, with amino-acid sequence MFFMAAYVLNEQEQDYQSRIDRRRLRDHSNPLSAPDSTFVSNYRLNKYAFLEVLNEVKSFVKETSIPILLKLAASLRFFAEGSYQRSVGKDTDIAMGRSTVSKILSEMINALENVLCPKWIKLKMSEEDSRKSKLHFVEKFGIPGVIGCIDGTHVALIKPFENEHLFFNRKGFFSINAMIVRMNLNCVSKI; translated from the exons atgttttttatggcagcttatgtgttaAACGAACAGGAGCAAGATTACCAAAGTAGAATAGATAGGCGGCGTTTAAGAGACCATTCGAATCCTCTCAGTGCACCGGATTCTAC ATTTGTTTCCAACTATCGCCTAAACAAGTACGCTTTTTTAGAAGTGCTGAATGAAGTAAAATCTTTCGTCAAGGAAACGTCCATACCTATTTTATTAAAGCTGGCAGCAAGTCTTAGGTTTTTCGCAGAGGGTTCCTATCAACGTTCCGTCGGAAAGGATACAGATATTGCTATGGGTAGAAGCACAGTCTCAAAAATATTATCCGAAATGATCAAtgctttggaaaatgttctgtgTCCTAAGTGGATTAAGCTGAAAATGTCTGAAGAGGATTCTAGAAAATCAAAACttcattttgtagaaaaattcggTATTCCAGGAGTAATAGGGTGTATTGATGGAACACATGTGGCTCTgattaaaccttttgagaacgagcatctattttttaaccgaaaaggattttttagcataaacgcaatgattgtaagaatgaatttaaattgtgtttctaaaatttaa